The DNA sequence ATATCATTGTGACAGAGAAGTGTGGATCATTCATTGACTCAGTAATTTTTGTTTAGCACCTTCTAATTtccattaaataaataatatatcaaTTTTAGTTGCATGTCAGTTTGCAAGAATGCTTGCCATGCAGCGTATAGGTGAGCACCTGGCTAAATACAGTATTGTTTGATGAGAATATATatatcattttcatttcatgaGGAAATAGTAAGCATCTGGATTTATTTGGAGTTTTCCCCAAATGAGTTTGTTAAGCTTGTTTGTTAAACTAGTACAAGCCATGTTACACTGTAGATTAAGGATCCACTGGCCATGAATCATTTCCTAAAATGAAATGCACCTCTTACTCCAGTGTAAGAATTACTTGAATTCTCACTGCAATGCCACATGTAACCCTTGAAAATCTTTTAAGAATCTACTTTAAGGGTAGGTTCCATCTTTCAGATCCTTTAGGAAGTGGGAGAACAAAGATCATTAATATATGGGGGACTAACGAGAAAATGTGGAGCATGGTTTTAACTGCTTCATGTGCAAACGCATTTTTGAGGTTATTTTTATGGAAAGGGAAGGCATATATGCACTGTTTCCTAATGCTTAAGGTTATGCTTCTAATTTGAGTAAAGTTAATTTTTTGGTTTTGAGGATATTTTTCTTATCTTCTGCAGCTTGCTGATGATCGTATGGCACTGGTATCAGGAATAAGTTTAGATCCTGAAGCAGCAATTGGTGTAACAAAACGCTTACCTCCCAAATGGGTTGATGGAGCAGATGAAGTAAGTTGTGTGTTAAATGCAACACTGAGTGTGATTTCCCAAAAGAATTTATTGGGAATGTAACTGTGACAACATTGCTTCTGAAGTTTTGTGATAGAAatagtattagaaaaaaaattaaagcaagctTTTTTTCTACATTCTGATACTGCTGGATCACCTGCTACCCCTGTTAAGGGAAGATTTGGGGCAAGCTGTATTTTATTATCTTGAAAGCTATATCACAAGTGAAATAAAGGGAACTTATCTAGGGCCAGAAATTCTAGAAGGCTGGATTTCCATGATCAGTAGGAGTCCAGAATTAACATTTCATTTGGACTGTTAGAATAGGACACATTGTAGCTGAGCACTGAGAGACTTGAGACTGCAGAAAGGTCCTAAAGCTCTCAGCAAAGCAAAGTCCTTAGCTTAGAAAGGAGGATATAAAGTCCAAAAGTTCAAAGTTTAGAAGGGAGGATATAAAAAAATTTAGTGCTTCCACTCAGCTGTTTGTTTGAGCCTTTTGAGGGATCCGGCTGAATAGACCCCAAATCCTTACAGATTTATTTCTAGTGACCAGTTTGAAAGCATGTCCTTTAACTTACACTGTTGAACTCGGTCTATAGCATGTTTGACAGAGATGAAGACATGACCTGAATTTTCATTTATATCTTTGGAAGTTGACTAAACCTTTCTTACTATGACATTAatcatataataataaaaatgttattcCAACTTAATGATGCATATTTGAAAACAGCACAGTCTTGTCTAAGATCAATTAGAGGAGAGTTTATACCCCGTTTGAAAAGCAGCAAACTCACAAAGCCTATGAAAGTTTTCAGTCACAAAGAGGTTGGCTTTTTATGTGTGTTTTTTAATGATCTTTAGTCTGCTCTTTTATGTTACAGagatttcttttaatgtttttgcaTTATTTGTCTACCATTTGTCAGACCTGTTTCCTCTGAAACATTAGTCACTTCCCTTTCTCCATTGTTGGGGTTTTGTGTTTTAGATTCAGTGCGATATCGCCAGGGTTAAACAGAAGATGAAAGAATTAGCCAGTCTTCATGATAAACATCTAAACAGACCAACATTGGATGACAGCAGTGAAGAAGAACATGCAATAGAAATAACCACCCAAGAGATCACACAGGTGCAGATTGCTTTCAATTCTAAAGCTACAGTATGGCATATCTATAATGCATATCCTCATGTGAGGCAGCGGTTGCCTTGGAATAAATTATATCTTCTGTAATCAGTATTTTCAGTGAGCCAGGCTCCTGGGTTCTGTGCTTGGTACTTCTGCTGTCTCAGTGAACTTCTCAACAAGTCACTTGTTCCTTTATTTACCCACTTACTTTTCTCTCTTGGAATAGGATTAGGATGCTTAATAAATCACATTTAAAGTATCTGACAGAGATACAAAAGTGTGTTCTGTGGCTTCCAGTCTGAACAGCTATAATGAAGCACGTCTTTGGTCAAAACTACTTGTGTTATCCTGTTAGCTTAAATAGTTTGTTCATCTATATTCTGTGTGTTCATTCTGTGAACACTCTGTGTACTCTTCTAAACGTTGGACTGTGCaacaaggattttattttaaaaatctctaaGTCAAAATCTTAGTCTTCTGTTTGGAACTTTAGCAATGtcatatttaaaatgtgtgttgCTGTACTTCTTACTAACAGAAGTGTTTTCTCAGTTATTTCACAGGTGTCAGAGAGCAGTTCAAGTCTTGCAGAGCAGGTCACGCAGTTGTACAGAACAAGAAGAACGTGTTCTCAGGAATGTAGTGTCTTCCTTAGCACAGTCCCTTCAGGACCTATCCACCAACTTTAGGCATGCACAGTCTGACTATCTCAAACGTAAGCATAAGAGATACAGTAATGCATGGGCACTTTCTGTGGAAAACAGTAACTAAGGGGTGCCTGTTTCCTTGGTTgagaaaactgaagcacagaaaagtTAAGTGATTCTCATAAGACCACCAAGAATGGAGATTAGAATTTGGGAGTTTCTGGTTCACAGCGCATGCTCAGCCTGCTTGACTGTGCCTCTCTCTTTCATATTGATAAAGCAGAAATTTCATGGTTAAATATATCAGTGAAATCGGACGTGTATTTCTTCCTTACAAATTTTTAATGTCTCATTGCTTCTCAAATTGTGgtctgcaaagctgcttctgtTACACTCGTGAAACAGCCATTGGCCTTCACACATGATACCTGCTGTTGATTGGTAGTCTGATTAAACTTTAAAAGGTGGCTTGTGATAAATTAAAATTCTGTATCCATAAACAGATTGAAAATGGAATATCCtccatttaaattccaaaattGAGTACAACTCTATTTTTAGCATACTAAAGCAAACttattttaatcttgtaaaaagTATGATCTTTAAACTTAATGCTGGTCTAATATTTCTTCCTCCCATGCTGTAAATGGCGCAGGTAGATCTTAGGGTCACAATTCAGACGAAGGATGTTCCTGAGAGTATTTGTTAGAAAATAGGCCAGAGTCATTACACAGACATATTAAGGCTCTTATTACCCTTGGGATCTAACTTTTTAACTGCATGGAACATAATGACTTAAAATCTTTGGTTTAATCAGGGTCTTGTCAGTCTGGTGAAATTCATTATGCTTTGTTAAATAGCAAACCTATATGACAGTTAAAATTCAGAACCTGCTAGTTATGTCATTTATTAGccagattttctttcttgttcttttctatCTTGTGCTTCAGATCTTGCTCTTACTCTCCAGTGTATATCTTGTTCTTCTAAAAGCTATTGGAAAGTATTCTTCTACCTACACATGCTTTTGCAAGTTGATAGGAAATCTGAGTGACTTTTTATTTAGTGGGCCTAAACCTTATGCTGAAATGCAGTTTGTCTTTTACAGGTATgaagaacagagaagaaagatcCAAACACTTCTTTGACACTTCAGTCCCACTTATGGATGATGGAGAGGACAATACACTTTACGATAGGGTAAGTAAAGGTATTATTACATGAATTCAATGCAGAGAATTTTTTGTAGTATACCtttaattttaatatgaaaatataaaaaaggaTGAAAACCTGATGTGCACTGAGCACCAAACTacatggaaaaaacatttttgcagcTTTGCGTGATACATTTACCTGATTAGGATTGTATTGCTGTTGAGATGTTAAGAGGATTGTGCCATCAGCTTCAGTGTTGCAGTGTGAGGGAACTCAGTTTGACAACTGAATTCTT is a window from the Apteryx mantelli isolate bAptMan1 chromosome 18, bAptMan1.hap1, whole genome shotgun sequence genome containing:
- the STX16 gene encoding syntaxin-16 isoform X2, which codes for MATRRLTDAFLLLRNNAVQSRQLLAEQLADDRMALVSGISLDPEAAIGVTKRLPPKWVDGADEIQCDIARVKQKMKELASLHDKHLNRPTLDDSSEEEHAIEITTQEITQLFHRCQRAVQVLQSRSRSCTEQEERVLRNVVSSLAQSLQDLSTNFRHAQSDYLKRMKNREERSKHFFDTSVPLMDDGEDNTLYDRGFTDDQLALVEQNTLMVEEREREIRQIVQSISDLNEIFRDLGAMIVEQGTVLDRIDYNVEQSCIKTEEGLKQLHKLLLADFHLAFGEFSPRCLLLIPLGKRGKG
- the STX16 gene encoding syntaxin-16 isoform X3; the protein is MAAALADDRMALVSGISLDPEAAIGVTKRLPPKWVDGADEIQCDIARVKQKMKELASLHDKHLNRPTLDDSSEEEHAIEITTQEITQLFHRCQRAVQVLQSRSRSCTEQEERVLRNVVSSLAQSLQDLSTNFRHAQSDYLKRMKNREERSKHFFDTSVPLMDDGEDNTLYDRGFTDDQLALVEQNTLMVEEREREIRQIVQSISDLNEIFRDLGAMIVEQGTVLDRIDYNVEQSCIKTEEGLKQLHKAEQYQKKNRKMLVILILFVVVIVLIVVLIGVKSH
- the STX16 gene encoding syntaxin-16 isoform X1; this translates as MATRRLTDAFLLLRNNAVQSRQLLAEQLADDRMALVSGISLDPEAAIGVTKRLPPKWVDGADEIQCDIARVKQKMKELASLHDKHLNRPTLDDSSEEEHAIEITTQEITQLFHRCQRAVQVLQSRSRSCTEQEERVLRNVVSSLAQSLQDLSTNFRHAQSDYLKRMKNREERSKHFFDTSVPLMDDGEDNTLYDRGFTDDQLALVEQNTLMVEEREREIRQIVQSISDLNEIFRDLGAMIVEQGTVLDRIDYNVEQSCIKTEEGLKQLHKAEQYQKKNRKMLVILILFVVVIVLIVVLIGVKSH
- the STX16 gene encoding syntaxin-16 isoform X4, which translates into the protein MALVSGISLDPEAAIGVTKRLPPKWVDGADEIQCDIARVKQKMKELASLHDKHLNRPTLDDSSEEEHAIEITTQEITQLFHRCQRAVQVLQSRSRSCTEQEERVLRNVVSSLAQSLQDLSTNFRHAQSDYLKRMKNREERSKHFFDTSVPLMDDGEDNTLYDRGFTDDQLALVEQNTLMVEEREREIRQIVQSISDLNEIFRDLGAMIVEQGTVLDRIDYNVEQSCIKTEEGLKQLHKAEQYQKKNRKMLVILILFVVVIVLIVVLIGVKSH